One Thermicanus aegyptius DSM 12793 DNA segment encodes these proteins:
- the rpmE gene encoding 50S ribosomal protein L31 translates to MKQGIHPPYELATVTCACGNTFQTGSVKKNLRVEICSECHPFFTGKQKYVDTGGRVDRFKKKYNLK, encoded by the coding sequence ATGAAACAAGGAATTCATCCCCCTTACGAATTGGCTACGGTTACCTGCGCCTGCGGCAATACATTCCAGACCGGATCGGTGAAAAAGAACCTCAGAGTAGAAATTTGCTCCGAATGTCACCCCTTCTTCACAGGGAAGCAGAAATATGTGGATACCGGTGGCCGTGTGGATCGCTTTAAGAAAAAATATAATCTAAAATAA
- a CDS encoding TIR domain-containing protein: protein MAKRVFFSFHYQDVIDFRANVVRNHKTTKHEGAGYFDASIWEEAKKESNLALKRLINSELKNTSVTAVLIGSETYSRRWVRYEIMKSLEKGNLLLGIHINSIAGKDQKTKKLGPNPFDYLAIEFSNDGQKLNLLEYKNGKWVKYSDLDGWSISGINRSDWGKAYKLSKYFKVYDWVADDGYNNFDKWIEKNS from the coding sequence ATGGCAAAGCGGGTGTTTTTCAGCTTCCATTATCAAGATGTAATTGATTTTCGCGCAAATGTAGTTCGAAACCATAAAACTACAAAACATGAAGGAGCAGGGTATTTTGACGCTTCTATATGGGAAGAGGCGAAGAAAGAGAGTAATTTGGCATTAAAACGCTTAATAAATAGCGAACTAAAGAATACATCAGTTACAGCTGTCTTAATAGGTTCAGAAACATACTCAAGACGCTGGGTGAGATATGAAATTATGAAAAGTCTGGAAAAAGGGAATTTGTTACTTGGAATTCATATTAATTCTATTGCTGGTAAAGATCAAAAAACAAAAAAACTGGGGCCTAATCCATTTGATTATCTAGCAATTGAGTTTAGCAATGATGGTCAAAAACTCAATTTGCTTGAATATAAAAATGGGAAATGGGTCAAATATAGTGACCTAGATGGATGGAGCATAAGTGGTATTAATCGGTCTGATTGGGGGAAAGCTTATAAATTATCAAAATATTTTAAGGTTTATGATTGGGTTGCAGATGATGGGTATAATAATTTTGATAAATGGATTGAAAAAAATAGTTAA
- a CDS encoding SIR2 family protein: MQNLKGFIDDFSKALKENNAAIFAGAGLSSGAGYVNWTELLRSVAEELRLKVEREQHDLVSLAQYYSNENGGRGKLNQIITDEFQRRASITENHRILARLPITTYWTSNYDTLIETALRDIGKKPDVKIEPENLALTLSDRDAVVYKMHGDVSQVHKAVITRDDYEKYELTHSLFTTALQGDLVSKTFLFIGFSFNDPNLNYILSRIRIRLEGNQRPHYCFLRRIVESEFGNKEDYDYAKIKQELQINDLKRFSINTILVDEYQEITSILKMIEKSFRKNSVFISGSAEDYGAMSEDTAKELLHGLSNELVKRDYRVISGFGLGVGSYVINGALDCLQSERKSRIENNLVLRPFPQKASGGKSLPELWDFYRRNMIAEAGIAIFLFGNKRVDGKIVNAEGVRNEFEIAYSMGVNVIPVGVTGFQTRILWEEVMNDFPKYYPEVQVFKPWFEILGSTSIPDEIINTIMKIIDEIRRRI, from the coding sequence TTGCAGAATCTGAAAGGTTTTATTGACGATTTTTCTAAGGCATTAAAGGAAAATAATGCGGCCATTTTTGCAGGGGCTGGGCTTTCCAGCGGAGCGGGATATGTGAATTGGACAGAACTGCTTAGGAGCGTTGCTGAAGAGCTTCGTTTAAAAGTAGAAAGAGAACAACATGACCTGGTATCTCTTGCTCAGTACTACAGTAATGAAAATGGTGGAAGAGGTAAGCTTAACCAAATTATCACCGACGAATTTCAAAGGCGTGCATCCATTACTGAGAATCATAGGATTTTAGCCAGATTACCTATTACGACATATTGGACATCTAATTACGACACTTTAATTGAAACTGCGCTCAGGGATATTGGTAAAAAACCTGATGTGAAAATTGAACCGGAAAATCTTGCGCTAACATTAAGTGACAGAGATGCAGTTGTTTATAAAATGCATGGGGATGTAAGTCAAGTTCATAAGGCAGTTATAACACGGGATGATTATGAAAAGTATGAGCTGACGCACTCGTTGTTTACTACTGCCTTGCAAGGCGACTTGGTATCAAAAACATTCTTGTTTATAGGTTTCAGTTTCAATGATCCAAACTTGAACTATATCCTTAGTCGTATAAGAATAAGGCTCGAAGGGAATCAACGTCCGCACTATTGTTTCCTGAGAAGAATTGTAGAATCAGAATTTGGCAATAAAGAGGATTATGATTATGCAAAGATAAAACAGGAATTACAGATCAACGATTTAAAAAGGTTCTCAATTAATACCATTTTAGTAGATGAATACCAAGAAATAACCAGCATTCTAAAAATGATTGAGAAATCCTTTAGAAAGAATAGTGTCTTTATATCTGGAAGTGCTGAAGATTACGGCGCAATGTCTGAGGATACTGCAAAAGAACTTTTGCATGGCTTGAGTAATGAACTGGTTAAAAGAGATTATAGAGTAATTTCTGGATTTGGTCTAGGAGTAGGAAGCTATGTGATTAATGGTGCACTTGACTGTTTACAGTCAGAAAGGAAAAGCAGAATTGAAAACAACTTAGTTTTAAGACCCTTTCCTCAAAAAGCAAGCGGCGGTAAGTCGCTGCCTGAACTGTGGGATTTTTATAGGCGGAATATGATTGCCGAAGCAGGCATAGCTATCTTTCTCTTTGGCAATAAAAGGGTGGACGGAAAAATTGTTAATGCTGAAGGGGTCAGAAATGAATTTGAAATAGCGTATTCAATGGGAGTGAATGTAATTCCAGTAGGTGTCACTGGTTTTCAAACTAGGATTTTATGGGAAGAAGTAATGAATGACTTTCCTAAGTATTATCCTGAGGTACAGGTGTTTAAGCCATGGTTTGAAATACTTGGCAGTACTTCAATACCGGATGAAATTATTAATACAATAATGAAAATAATTGATGAGATAAGGAGGAGAATCTAG
- a CDS encoding type I restriction endonuclease subunit R: MPNHNIYEDELEQAALEWFEELGYEIAFAPDLSPGGDYPERSDYSEVILEERLRDALKRINPDLPQEALDDALHQILVPLNPALIDNNRLFQKMVTDGVNATFRASDGRIVSKQVKVFDFEKIENNDFLAVNQFTVIESRIEKRPDVVVFVNGIPLVVIELKNLANEDVELTDAFNQIQNYIRTIPSLFTYNSFVVISDGINARAGTITADEDRFMMWRTIDGDEVAPVGRPQLEVLIKGMFEKERLLDIIKNFILFQTDGKDTYKILAGYHQYHAVNKAVESTIRAAITEGDRKAGVVWHTQGSGKSLSMVFYVGKLVLAKELNNPTIVVITDRNDLDDQLFSTFAKSKDLLRQEPVQAQDRADLRRLLARESGGIIFTTIQKFAPEEKGDSLPVLTDRENVIVIADEAHRSQYGFGAEIVKGDTEAEVKYGYAKYMRDALPKASYIGFTGTPISLADKDTRAVFGDYIDIYDMTRAVEDGTTVRIFYESRIAKLELPDELKPVIDSEYEEITEYQEYTQKEKLKSKWSRLEAIVGAEQRVKAIAKDIVEHFEKRLAAQETEVGKGMIVTMSRRIAIDLYKAIVELRPEWHSDDVEKGVIKVVMTGSSSDPKEWQPFIGTKATRDRIAKRMKDNKDELKLVIVRDMWLTGFDVPSMHTMYIDKPMQGHNLMQAIARVNRVFKEKQGGLIVDYIGIAENLKNALNDYTESDREKTGVDTELAAAVLLEKYELIKELLHGHDYQKFFTGSASDRMSAIVETIDYIIGLREEGKNEYLKLVGELSKAYSLCATTDTAEKLNLEVGFHKAVKSGIIKLIPENSKKKTAAEVEAQLNQLISKSIASNEVIDVLDAVGLNKPNIAILSDEFLEEVRNLKQRNLAVELLNRLLKGKIKTFSRRNLVQSRKFSELLENAIRKYQNRTIETTQIILELIQLAKEINEAHKRGENTGLTEDELAFYDALAENESAKEVMGDDILKQIARDLTEAIRKNLSIDWSIRASVQAKMKMIIKRLLKHYGYPPDKTPKAVEIVMEQAKLMCQNESSRVRYQYQLVKEELPKVAEERENI; this comes from the coding sequence ATGCCAAACCATAATATATATGAAGATGAGCTGGAGCAGGCGGCTTTGGAATGGTTTGAGGAACTAGGCTACGAAATTGCCTTTGCTCCTGACCTTTCGCCCGGTGGAGATTATCCTGAACGCTCCGATTATTCCGAGGTAATCCTGGAGGAACGTTTGAGGGACGCATTAAAGCGTATAAACCCGGATTTGCCCCAGGAGGCTCTGGACGACGCCCTGCATCAAATTCTTGTGCCGCTTAATCCTGCACTAATAGACAACAACCGTCTTTTTCAGAAGATGGTCACCGATGGGGTGAATGCTACATTCAGGGCCAGTGACGGCAGAATAGTCAGCAAGCAGGTCAAGGTTTTTGACTTCGAGAAAATAGAGAATAATGATTTTTTGGCTGTTAACCAATTTACTGTGATTGAGAGCAGGATTGAAAAGCGTCCTGATGTGGTGGTGTTTGTCAACGGCATACCCCTTGTTGTCATCGAGCTTAAAAACCTGGCCAATGAAGACGTTGAACTAACCGATGCCTTTAATCAAATACAAAACTATATAAGAACGATTCCGTCTCTCTTTACCTATAATTCCTTTGTGGTTATATCTGATGGGATAAATGCCAGGGCAGGCACAATAACGGCCGATGAAGACAGGTTCATGATGTGGCGTACGATTGATGGGGACGAGGTTGCACCTGTAGGGCGCCCACAGCTTGAGGTCTTAATCAAAGGAATGTTTGAAAAAGAACGCCTTCTTGATATTATTAAGAACTTTATATTGTTCCAGACTGATGGAAAAGACACTTACAAAATTCTGGCAGGTTACCATCAATACCATGCTGTCAATAAGGCAGTTGAAAGCACGATAAGAGCCGCAATCACTGAGGGGGATCGTAAAGCCGGCGTTGTTTGGCATACCCAGGGCAGCGGCAAAAGTCTTTCTATGGTTTTCTATGTGGGCAAACTTGTTCTTGCGAAAGAACTTAATAACCCGACAATCGTAGTGATTACCGACCGTAACGACCTTGACGACCAGCTATTTTCCACATTTGCCAAATCAAAAGACTTATTGCGCCAGGAACCGGTGCAGGCTCAGGATAGAGCAGATCTCCGCAGACTCCTTGCGAGGGAATCGGGAGGCATAATCTTCACGACCATACAAAAATTTGCACCTGAAGAAAAAGGGGACAGCCTACCTGTCCTTACAGACCGGGAAAACGTAATTGTTATTGCTGATGAAGCCCATCGAAGCCAGTACGGATTCGGAGCGGAAATTGTCAAGGGTGATACTGAAGCTGAGGTCAAATATGGTTATGCCAAATATATGCGTGATGCCCTTCCTAAAGCATCTTATATCGGCTTTACCGGAACGCCGATATCACTTGCGGACAAGGACACCAGGGCGGTCTTTGGCGACTATATCGATATCTATGATATGACCAGGGCAGTTGAGGATGGAACGACAGTACGCATTTTCTACGAAAGCCGGATTGCGAAGCTGGAGCTGCCGGATGAACTCAAGCCCGTTATTGACAGCGAATACGAGGAGATCACTGAGTACCAGGAGTATACCCAAAAAGAAAAGCTGAAGTCAAAATGGTCAAGGCTTGAAGCTATTGTTGGTGCCGAGCAGCGTGTTAAAGCGATTGCCAAAGATATTGTGGAGCATTTTGAAAAGCGTCTCGCAGCTCAGGAAACAGAAGTGGGCAAAGGTATGATCGTAACCATGTCCCGAAGGATTGCCATTGACCTTTATAAAGCGATCGTAGAACTGCGCCCGGAATGGCACTCTGACGATGTGGAAAAAGGCGTTATTAAGGTGGTCATGACCGGAAGTTCTTCTGATCCTAAGGAATGGCAGCCTTTCATCGGCACAAAGGCTACCCGGGACCGGATCGCAAAACGCATGAAGGATAACAAGGACGAGCTAAAGTTAGTCATTGTACGTGATATGTGGCTGACCGGTTTTGATGTTCCGAGCATGCACACCATGTATATTGATAAACCCATGCAAGGACATAACCTAATGCAGGCTATCGCCCGCGTTAACCGGGTATTTAAGGAGAAGCAGGGCGGCTTAATCGTAGATTATATCGGCATTGCCGAAAACCTGAAGAATGCTCTTAATGATTATACCGAGAGCGACAGGGAAAAGACCGGTGTTGATACTGAACTGGCAGCAGCAGTACTTCTTGAGAAGTATGAATTAATTAAGGAATTGCTCCATGGTCATGATTATCAGAAATTCTTTACCGGCTCCGCTTCCGACCGAATGTCCGCCATTGTTGAAACCATTGACTACATCATCGGGCTGCGTGAGGAAGGTAAAAATGAATATCTTAAGCTGGTCGGCGAACTTTCTAAGGCTTACTCACTTTGTGCTACTACCGATACCGCTGAGAAATTAAACCTTGAGGTAGGTTTCCATAAAGCAGTTAAATCGGGGATCATCAAGCTCATTCCCGAAAATTCCAAAAAGAAAACTGCTGCGGAGGTTGAAGCCCAGCTTAACCAACTTATATCCAAATCAATTGCCAGCAATGAGGTTATCGATGTTTTGGATGCTGTTGGGCTTAATAAGCCTAATATCGCAATACTGTCCGACGAGTTCCTGGAGGAAGTGCGCAACCTGAAGCAGCGCAACCTTGCCGTCGAGCTTCTCAACAGATTGCTTAAAGGTAAAATAAAGACATTTTCCAGGCGGAATCTTGTCCAGTCCAGGAAGTTCTCGGAGCTTTTGGAGAATGCCATCAGGAAGTACCAGAACCGCACCATTGAAACCACGCAGATTATTTTGGAACTTATCCAGCTTGCCAAAGAAATCAATGAAGCGCATAAACGTGGAGAAAATACCGGTCTTACTGAAGATGAGCTGGCGTTTTACGATGCCCTGGCCGAAAACGAGTCAGCCAAAGAGGTAATGGGCGACGACATCCTCAAGCAGATAGCAAGGGATTTGACTGAGGCAATACGTAAAAATCTCAGCATTGACTGGTCTATTCGTGCCAGCGTGCAAGCCAAAATGAAGATGATTATAAAGAGACTGCTTAAGCACTATGGTTATCCGCCGGACAAAACACCTAAAGCTGTAGAAATAGTAATGGAGCAGGCTAAGCTCATGTGCCAAAACGAGAGTTCAAGGGTTAGGTATCAGTACCAGCTTGTTAAAGAAGAATTGCCAAAAGTAGCGGAGGAAAGGGAGAATATATGA
- a CDS encoding restriction endonuclease subunit S — translation MSFSEWRETKLDEVLNFYNGKKRPTESGNIPVYGGNGILNYCSSYNTEGESLIIGRVGAYCGNVFYENNKCWISDNAILAKAKENISCKFMYYKLKHLNLHDMRIGSSQPLLTQGILKSLTTTIPQLPEQKAIAATLSALDDMIELNNQINKTLEEIAQAIFKSWFVDFEPFKDGEFEESELGLIPKGWRVGTLSSIGDIIGGGTPSKSKPEYYVDSGIPWITPKDLSMNKNKYISRGQFDISELGLRESSAKLMPKGTVLFSSRAPIGYIAIAKNAVTTNQGFKSIVPFNNISSEYVYLLLKNNVGEIESRASGSTFKEISGGEMKKVPIILPPMDVINQFNEIATTLGKVQALLEDENHILSSIRDTLLPKLMSGEIRVPMEEVV, via the coding sequence GTGAGTTTTAGTGAGTGGAGAGAAACGAAATTAGATGAAGTCCTTAATTTTTACAACGGTAAGAAAAGACCAACGGAAAGTGGAAATATACCTGTGTACGGTGGCAATGGCATTTTAAATTACTGTAGTAGCTATAATACTGAAGGCGAAAGTCTCATAATAGGTCGTGTTGGTGCTTATTGTGGCAATGTTTTCTACGAAAATAATAAATGTTGGATATCAGATAATGCCATATTAGCAAAGGCAAAAGAAAACATTTCATGTAAATTCATGTATTATAAGCTTAAGCATTTAAATTTGCATGATATGCGCATTGGAAGTTCACAGCCCCTATTGACACAAGGAATATTAAAAAGTTTAACAACAACAATACCACAACTCCCTGAACAAAAGGCAATTGCCGCTACACTGTCTGCCCTTGACGACATGATCGAGCTTAACAATCAAATCAACAAAACCCTTGAAGAAATCGCACAGGCAATCTTCAAGTCCTGGTTTGTGGACTTTGAGCCGTTCAAGGACGGGGAGTTTGAGGAAAGCGAACTAGGGCTGATACCGAAGGGATGGAGAGTTGGGACTCTTAGTAGTATAGGTGACATCATTGGTGGTGGGACTCCGTCTAAATCCAAACCGGAATATTATGTAGATTCAGGTATTCCTTGGATTACACCGAAAGACTTATCTATGAACAAAAATAAGTATATCAGTAGAGGGCAATTCGATATTTCTGAGTTAGGCTTGCGGGAAAGCAGTGCAAAACTTATGCCTAAAGGCACAGTATTATTTAGTTCAAGAGCACCTATTGGATACATAGCAATCGCAAAAAACGCAGTAACAACTAACCAAGGATTTAAATCAATTGTTCCTTTTAATAATATTAGCTCAGAATATGTATATTTATTGTTAAAAAATAATGTAGGCGAAATTGAGAGTCGGGCGTCTGGCTCAACATTCAAAGAAATATCAGGTGGAGAAATGAAAAAAGTCCCAATCATTTTACCACCTATGGATGTGATCAATCAGTTCAATGAAATCGCTACTACACTTGGTAAAGTACAGGCTTTGCTTGAAGATGAGAATCACATTTTATCGTCAATTCGCGACACCCTGCTACCCAAGCTGATGAGCGGAGAGATAAGAGTACCGATGGAGGAGGTTGTGTGA
- a CDS encoding virulence RhuM family protein — translation MSFENNSEILMYQTEDGQTKIDVRMEDETVWLTQAQMAELFQTSKQNVSLHINNVFKEGELDEISVVKEYLTTAADGKKYKTKFYNLDVIISVGYRVKSHRGTQFRIWATQRLKEYIIKGFTMNDDLLKKAGGGNYFEELLERIRDIRSSEKVFYRKILDIYATSIDYSPDAAISQQFFQTVQNKMHWAAHGHTAAEIVYLRADSTKPFMGMTNFTGSKPSRSESQIAKNYLTEDELAVLNRIVNAYIEFAELQAMRRKPMYMADWIEKLDDFLKMSDNEILTHAGKISHQQAAQKAIAEYEKYRERTKNELSEVEKHFLESIEKTAKMLKGKKDSVGGDGE, via the coding sequence ATGAGTTTTGAAAATAATTCGGAAATATTAATGTACCAGACCGAAGACGGACAAACCAAGATCGATGTAAGAATGGAAGATGAAACGGTCTGGTTGACTCAGGCTCAAATGGCTGAACTTTTTCAGACCAGTAAACAGAATGTTAGTCTGCATATCAATAATGTATTTAAAGAAGGCGAACTTGATGAAATTTCAGTTGTCAAGGAATACTTGACAACTGCTGCCGACGGTAAGAAATATAAGACGAAATTTTATAACTTGGATGTTATTATCTCTGTCGGCTACCGGGTTAAGTCCCACCGGGGCACGCAGTTCAGGATTTGGGCAACCCAAAGGCTAAAAGAATACATAATCAAAGGCTTTACTATGAATGATGACTTGCTGAAAAAAGCGGGCGGCGGCAATTATTTTGAGGAATTATTGGAGCGCATCCGGGATATTCGCTCCTCAGAAAAGGTATTTTACCGCAAGATTTTGGATATTTACGCGACGAGTATTGACTATTCACCGGATGCGGCCATTTCACAGCAGTTTTTTCAAACGGTCCAGAACAAAATGCACTGGGCAGCTCATGGGCATACTGCGGCAGAAATAGTGTATCTGAGAGCTGATAGTACAAAGCCTTTTATGGGAATGACCAACTTTACTGGTTCTAAGCCTAGCAGGTCAGAATCCCAGATTGCCAAAAACTACCTTACAGAGGATGAACTGGCTGTACTAAACCGCATCGTCAATGCTTATATCGAATTTGCCGAGCTTCAGGCAATGCGTAGAAAACCCATGTACATGGCCGACTGGATAGAAAAATTGGACGATTTCCTTAAAATGAGCGACAATGAGATCCTTACGCACGCAGGTAAAATCAGCCACCAGCAAGCTGCTCAAAAAGCAATAGCAGAGTATGAGAAGTATAGGGAACGAACCAAAAATGAGCTTTCCGAGGTGGAAAAGCATTTTTTGGAGAGCATAGAGAAGACCGCAAAGATGCTGAAAGGGAAGAAGGATAGTGTTGGAGGTGATGGGGAGTGA
- a CDS encoding type I restriction-modification system subunit M produces MATVNLGFENNLWEMADKLRGNIEASEYKHVVLGLIFLKYISDAFEERYNELVAEGEGFEEDIDAYTEENVFFVPKEARWEYIKANAKQPTIGQIIDEAMIAIEKLNASLKGVLPKNYARPEIDKTKLGELIDLFSFKVGDKEARAKDVLGRVYEYFLGKFGSSEGEFYTPPSIVKLLVEMIEPYKGRIYDPCCGSGGMFVQSQRFVEEHSGRKDDIHIFGQEYTATTWRLCKMNLAIRGIDGNLGERDADTFSNDLHKKLKADYILANPPFNIKDWGANRLADDVRWKYGTPPAGNANYAWIQHIISKLSPNGVAGFVMANGALSTNTTSEAEIRKNIIEDKLVDCIITLPPNLFYNVTIPASLWFLTRNKKSAGWDRSNEILFIDARKMGTMVDRKHRELDYETEIKYIADTYHKWKKGEGYKDIKGFCKAATLDEVRSHEYILTPGRYVGIEERVDDGEPFDEKMTRLTGELAEMFAKRKSLEEEIRKRLGAIGYEF; encoded by the coding sequence ATGGCAACAGTAAATTTAGGGTTTGAAAATAATCTATGGGAAATGGCGGATAAACTGCGCGGTAACATTGAGGCTTCGGAATACAAGCATGTAGTACTGGGACTTATTTTCCTTAAATACATCTCCGATGCTTTTGAGGAGAGATATAACGAGCTGGTTGCAGAGGGCGAAGGATTTGAGGAAGATATAGATGCTTATACCGAAGAAAATGTTTTTTTCGTACCGAAGGAAGCCCGTTGGGAGTATATAAAAGCCAATGCCAAGCAACCTACTATCGGACAGATTATCGATGAAGCAATGATAGCTATTGAAAAGTTAAACGCCTCCCTTAAAGGGGTGCTGCCGAAAAATTATGCACGCCCGGAAATAGATAAAACAAAGCTTGGTGAGCTAATCGACCTGTTTTCCTTTAAGGTTGGTGATAAAGAGGCAAGAGCAAAAGATGTGCTCGGCAGGGTTTACGAATACTTCCTTGGGAAGTTCGGTTCGTCGGAAGGAGAATTTTACACCCCGCCATCTATTGTAAAACTGCTTGTTGAAATGATTGAACCATATAAAGGAAGGATTTATGACCCATGCTGCGGGTCCGGCGGCATGTTTGTGCAGAGCCAGAGGTTCGTTGAAGAACACAGCGGCAGAAAGGACGACATCCATATCTTTGGACAGGAATACACAGCGACCACCTGGCGGCTTTGCAAAATGAACCTTGCGATCAGGGGTATCGACGGAAACCTTGGCGAGCGGGATGCGGATACCTTTTCCAATGATCTCCATAAGAAACTAAAGGCGGATTATATCCTTGCCAATCCACCCTTTAATATCAAGGATTGGGGAGCTAACAGGCTTGCCGATGATGTCCGCTGGAAGTATGGTACACCCCCTGCGGGAAACGCCAACTATGCCTGGATACAGCATATTATTTCCAAGCTTTCGCCAAACGGCGTGGCGGGCTTTGTTATGGCAAACGGCGCTTTGTCTACCAATACAACCAGTGAAGCCGAGATAAGGAAGAATATTATCGAAGACAAGCTGGTGGACTGCATTATTACTCTTCCACCCAACCTCTTCTATAACGTAACCATTCCTGCCAGCCTGTGGTTTTTAACCAGGAATAAGAAATCCGCAGGCTGGGATCGCAGCAATGAAATCCTCTTTATTGATGCCCGCAAGATGGGCACGATGGTTGACCGTAAGCACAGGGAACTTGACTATGAGACAGAGATAAAATATATCGCCGATACCTACCACAAATGGAAAAAGGGCGAAGGATACAAGGATATAAAAGGATTCTGCAAGGCGGCCACACTGGATGAAGTGCGTTCCCATGAGTATATTCTCACTCCCGGAAGGTATGTTGGTATTGAAGAGCGGGTTGATGACGGGGAGCCTTTTGATGAAAAGATGACAAGGCTTACCGGGGAGCTGGCAGAGATGTTTGCAAAGCGTAAGTCTCTGGAGGAGGAAATCCGTAAAAGACTGGGGGCGATCGGCTATGAGTTTTGA
- a CDS encoding restriction endonuclease subunit S, producing MNPSINLFINSFAVRGITSREQLLNEMLRVKLTARAVKSQEKPLQDGEQLFELMKQSTESTILGYFPGDRDFFSTIYKVAEGIDLIEYTLKLYQNDRFGQIFSPAYLTEYISSLIDEARSQSILIAEAEKSLSGLKGLVEKHQSSNITFTTSNVLMFMLLKLGFEDYDNVTILNQSIYQELLVDARFDFIYALPDFGGKIEAVNHKFISSRPDVVATQNLLGYLSDRGTLVTVLPVKIAFASGSEAKLREHIMTHYQLEGIYSLPEGTFKPYTAIKTYLLKIGAVKKENVSVGYLGYDNGLYVDKVKVVGSKDFAAQEDWRIELILEDDDEHIRKYKTSTIERVKLHEVAEVFRGKSILKKDIKPGKILVLNISNITDTGIDYSNMDSIDEEERKIKRYELIDGDIVLSCRGSAIKTGVYRKQKNIVIASANVIVIRPNNRVLSNYLKIFLESPVGIALIKSFQRGTTIVNINHTDIMEMEIPLLDIEEQKELVTHYEAESTLYRETIRKAEERFAAEKEKIYERLL from the coding sequence GTGAACCCATCAATAAATCTTTTTATTAATTCATTTGCTGTACGTGGTATTACCTCCCGAGAGCAATTATTGAACGAGATGTTACGCGTCAAACTTACAGCGCGAGCGGTGAAATCACAGGAAAAACCTCTGCAGGATGGAGAGCAGCTTTTCGAATTAATGAAGCAATCTACTGAAAGCACAATCCTGGGATATTTTCCAGGCGACAGGGATTTCTTTTCTACAATTTATAAGGTTGCAGAAGGAATTGACCTTATAGAGTATACGCTTAAACTATACCAAAACGACCGCTTCGGACAGATATTCTCTCCGGCTTATTTGACGGAATACATCAGTAGCCTGATAGATGAAGCAAGATCACAGTCAATACTTATTGCCGAAGCAGAAAAAAGCCTGTCAGGTCTTAAAGGTTTGGTGGAGAAGCATCAGTCAAGTAATATAACCTTTACCACATCCAATGTACTTATGTTTATGCTGCTTAAGCTTGGTTTTGAAGACTATGACAACGTCACTATTCTTAATCAGTCGATATATCAGGAGCTGCTTGTTGACGCCCGTTTTGACTTTATCTATGCGCTGCCTGATTTTGGTGGCAAGATTGAAGCCGTTAACCATAAATTTATCTCCTCAAGACCGGATGTTGTAGCGACGCAAAATTTACTTGGGTACTTGTCCGACAGAGGGACGCTGGTGACTGTGCTTCCTGTTAAGATTGCATTTGCAAGTGGTTCTGAAGCAAAGCTGCGTGAGCATATCATGACCCACTATCAATTGGAGGGTATTTACAGTCTTCCCGAAGGTACTTTTAAGCCGTACACTGCTATCAAAACTTATCTGCTTAAGATAGGTGCTGTAAAAAAGGAAAATGTGAGCGTAGGATATTTAGGTTATGATAATGGTCTTTATGTCGACAAAGTGAAGGTAGTGGGAAGCAAAGATTTTGCCGCTCAAGAGGATTGGAGAATTGAACTTATCCTCGAGGATGATGACGAGCATATCAGAAAGTATAAGACATCAACTATAGAAAGAGTTAAACTTCACGAAGTTGCAGAGGTTTTTAGGGGAAAATCAATCCTCAAAAAAGATATTAAGCCTGGGAAAATCCTGGTGCTGAATATATCAAACATTACCGATACCGGCATTGATTATTCCAATATGGACAGTATTGATGAAGAAGAACGAAAAATTAAAAGATATGAGCTGATAGACGGCGACATAGTCTTATCTTGCAGGGGGTCGGCAATTAAAACGGGTGTATACCGTAAACAAAAAAATATCGTTATCGCCTCGGCCAATGTTATCGTTATTAGACCCAATAATAGGGTCTTAAGCAACTACCTTAAGATATTCCTTGAGAGTCCTGTCGGAATAGCACTTATAAAAAGCTTTCAACGAGGGACCACTATTGTAAATATAAATCATACTGACATTATGGAAATGGAAATACCTTTGCTAGATATTGAAGAGCAGAAAGAGCTGGTAACTCATTATGAAGCTGAAAGCACCTTGTATCGAGAAACTATCCGTAAGGCTGAGGAACGCTTTGCTGCTGAAAAAGAAAAAATCTATGAGAGACTATTATAA